TCGCGTGTTGGCGGCGATCCGGTGAGCGAGCTGACAACAGGCACTTCGGCGCGGCAGATTCTCTCATTGTCTCTGCCGGCTCTGGGGGTCTTGGCCGCGAATCCGCTGTACCTTTTGCTAGATACCGCTGTCGTGGGGTCACTGGGCCCCGCCCAGCTCGCGGCGCTCGCCGCGGGTGCCGCTGTCCAGTCGACAGTGACAACACAGCTGACGTTTTTGTCGTATGGGACGACAGCGCGGGCGGCCCGCTTGTATGGAATGGGCAAACGCGATGCCGCCGTCGAGGAGGGCGTGCAGGCCTCATGGGTTGCCCTGTTCGTCGGCATCGCGCTCTCACTCGTCGTTGTGCTGTGGGCGCGTCCGCTCGCTGGCATTTTTACCACCGACGAGTACACCGCCCGTGAGGCGGCTAACTGGATGCTCGTTGCTGCGGGAGCGATTCCGCTGACTCTTCTGGTTATGGCCGGGAACGGTTGGATGAGGGGTGTGCACAACACGGGCTTGCCATTTCGTCTCACTCTGTGTGGCCTGATACCGGGTGCTCTCGCGCTACCGGTTTTCGTTGGCAAATTCGGTTTGGTGGGGTCGGCCTACGCTAACCTTCTGGGTATGGGCCTTGCGGCGGTACCTTTCGTCGCTGTGCTGATCCGCGAGCACGGCCGGGGCGGGGGTTCTTGGGCGCCGCGGTGGTCGGTCATCCGCTC
The nucleotide sequence above comes from Corynebacterium capitovis DSM 44611. Encoded proteins:
- a CDS encoding MATE family efflux transporter, whose translation is MSELTTGTSARQILSLSLPALGVLAANPLYLLLDTAVVGSLGPAQLAALAAGAAVQSTVTTQLTFLSYGTTARAARLYGMGKRDAAVEEGVQASWVALFVGIALSLVVVLWARPLAGIFTTDEYTAREAANWMLVAAGAIPLTLLVMAGNGWMRGVHNTGLPFRLTLCGLIPGALALPVFVGKFGLVGSAYANLLGMGLAAVPFVAVLIREHGRGGGSWAPRWSVIRSQLLLGRDLVLRSLSFQVSFLAAAAVAGRAGVAVLAAHQVLLQIWNFLTLVLDSLAIAAQTLTGAALGAGRVGQAREFGAYATRLCTVLAVVLALIFAVLAGPIQKIFTRDSAVLAELSMPWWLMVAMILVGGVVFALDGVLLGAGDAVFLRNLTAGGVIGAFLPLIAVSWVAGWGLTGIWVGHLMSLVVRAAGDGWRFRSSRWARQGSMT